The following coding sequences are from one Cryptococcus deuterogattii R265 chromosome 1, complete sequence window:
- a CDS encoding compass component swd2, giving the protein MDTPGAGPSRQSSSNPVANNKLDPNVKPGTVFLTSDLLSSFQPAKRFKDAVLEPTSTPSGPKTHSVTTLTFDDTGDRFISAGDDNQFILWDARKGKKIKSFYSKKYGIDHVRSTHKTGTILHASTQGGDHAVRYHSTHDNAYLAYFKGHTARVRSIDMSPADDSFVTAGDDGTVRLWDLRANACKGLVNDVGGSAIAAMDNTGVVFAVACSDTQTIMMYATKTADVHPFIHQGLVDIALEDISTPPPKPIFTSLHFSNNGQYLLVGTSSDVHYVLDAIYLTPLRRLVGHSGLERDAQGNKGVEPRRGISGEELCWTADSNWVISGSANGEVVAWDLRPEPGQSQLTRSDVAGGNWHSANPPDWTTLRIPDLKPTVVLHGDGAGSGPTRAVKFNPRYNLMAVGGHDLTLWMPIKDEEARLAAEGW; this is encoded by the exons ATGGATACTCCAGGCGCCGGCCCTTCTCGTCAATCCAGCTCTAACCCCGTTGCAAACAACAAACTTGATCCCAACGTGAAGCCTGGCACTGTATTTCTCACCTCTGATCTTCTC TCCTCTTTCCAACCAGCAAAACGCTTCAAAGATGCCGTCTTGGAACCTACTTCCACACCGTCTGGGCCCAAGACGCATAGTGTCACAACTCTTACTTTTGATGATACAGGAGATAGGTTTATCAGTGCGGGGGATGATAACCAGTTTATCCTATGGGATGCGAGGAAGGGCAA GAAAATTAAGTCGTTCTATTCAAAAAAGTACGGTATCGACCATGTCCGATCAACTCATAAAACCGGCACTATTCTTCACGCTTCTACACAGGGAGGAGATCACGCAGTGCGATACCACTCGACACATGATAATGCGTATCTTGCGTACTTCAAAGGCCATACTGCGCGTGTACGTTCAATCGATATGTCGCCTGCGGATGACTCATTCGTGACTGCCGGAGATGATGGGACGGTGCGGCTATGGGATCTGAGAGCGAATGCGTGTAAAGGGTTGGTGAATGATGTTGGAGGCTCGGCGATAGCTGCGATGGATAATACGGGAGTCGTATTTGCTGTGGCGTGCTCGGATACACAAACGATCATGATGTATGCCACGAAGACTGCAGATGTG CACCCATTCATTCACCAAGGTCTTGTCGATATTGCTCTGGAAGATATATCAACGCCTCCTCCCAAACCCATCTTCACATCGTTGCACTTTTCGAACAACGGCCAGTATCTCCTCGTCGGCACATCTTCTGACGTGCATTACGTTCTCGATGCAATCTACCTTACTCCTCTCCGACGCCTCGTTGGTCATTCAGGCTTGGAACGCGATGCACAGGGTAATAAGGGTGTCGAGCCCCGACGAGGGATCAGCGGTGAAGAGCTTTGCTGGACAGCCGACTCCAACTGGGTAATATCCGGGTCTGCGAACGGAGAAGTAGTCGCGTGGGATCTCCGTCCTGAACCGGGGCAGAGCCAGTTGACGCGTTCGGATGTCGCTGGCGGGAATTGGCATTCAGCGAACCCGCCAGATTGGACGACTTTGAGGATACCGGATTTGAAGCCGACGGTAGTGCTGCATGGGGATGGGGCAGGGTCTGGACCCACTAGGGCGGTTAAGTTTAACCCAAGGTATAATTTGATGGCGGTCGGTGGACATGACCTG ACATTGTGGATGCCAATaaaggacgaagaggcgAGATTGGCTGCCGAGGGATGGTAG